The following are encoded in a window of Castanea sativa cultivar Marrone di Chiusa Pesio chromosome 9, ASM4071231v1 genomic DNA:
- the LOC142610426 gene encoding uncharacterized protein LOC142610426: MVGLKMGQVWFEPMAQRIPRNVWLGCQRSIVLLVGGNHTSSRRMLYRSFVIASCISIIPLFQILSGSDFGTIGSIATTDCTANLGFATASMAPGTYLFHTQFMNPIWGSFESANCRENVNLTIHVVRELVGMKLLRYNAKALCIGEGSAATVLTLQDLGFSNAGGVYRHSFFSLKRKQFVHELDFVDNSFDFVLSRDVDKVSVPALLVLEIERVLSPGGIGAMLVEGVSGSLPNSLIRSATPVSSLLKSSNVVHVGYVQNFTLVVFKKRFLNASYLEQFRLPADCQSITTNKPFMEQLEPLVEEKPMEFEKRFSYLPMLVDVDTRKRLVYIDIGPAMHLNSNSLNWFLPSYPVDRKDFNVYFVDHNTSVLLSLVKKPGMTFVYHPGLAGDKDSDAPSFDEDIDPPMEIEGFDFLSWFKETVQYADFVVLKMNAGKVELKFLFELFESGAICYVDEMFLNCSDNVDVAGAIKGECMDLFKGLRSSGVYVHQWWGD; encoded by the exons ATGGTCGGATTAAAGATGGGTCAGGTTTGGTTCGAGCCAATGGCACAAAGGATTCCAAGAAACGTCTGGTTAGGGTGTCAAAGATCAATTGTACTCCTCGTGGGTGGGAATCACACCTCCTCCAG GCGCATGCTTTACCGCTCATTCGTGATCGCCTCGTGTATTTCAATCATTCCCTTGTTTCAGATTTTATCTGGTTCGGATTTTGGAACTATTGGGTCTATCGCCACCACTGATTGTACCGCCAATTTGGGCTTTGCCACGGCGAGTATGGCTCCGGGAACCTATCTGTTTCACACCCAGTTCATGAATCCGATTTGGGGCTCATTTGAATCGGCGAATTGCAGGGAGAATGTGAATCTGACCATTCATGTGGTTAGAGAGCTAGTGGGTATGAAGTTGTTGAGATACAATGCGAAAGCTCTCTGTATTGGAGAAGGGTCGGCCGCGACCGTGTTGACATTGCAAGATTTGGGATTCTCCAATGCTGGTGGTGTTTATAGGCACAGCTTTTTCTCGCTTAAGCGGAAGCAGTTTGTTCACGAGCTCGATTTCGTGGACAATTCATTCGATTTCGTGTTGTCCAGGGATGTCGATAAGGTTTCCGTCCCTGCATTGCTCGTGCTTGAGATCGAGCGCGTTCTTAGCCCCGGTGGCATTGGTGCTATGCTTGTAGAAGGCGTTAGCGGTTCACTCCCTAACAGCTTGATTAGGTCTGCCACCCCGGTTTCGTCATTGCTGAAAAGCTCCAATGTTGTGCACGTTGGTTATGTGCAGAACTTTACTCTGGTTGTCTTCAAGAAGAGATTCCTAAACGCCAGTTACTTGGAGCAGTTTCGCCTTCCGGCTGATTGCCAGTCTATTACAACTAACAAACCTTTCATGGAACAACTTGAGCCTCTTGTGGAGGAAAAACCAATGGAGTTTGAGAAAAGGTTTTCTTATTTGCCCATGCTTGTGGATGTTGATACAAGGAAGCGGCTAGTCTATATTGATATTGGGCCAGCGATGCATCTAAACTCTAATTCTTTGAACTGGTTCCTGCCATCATATCCCGTGGATCGCAAAGATTtcaatgtttattttgttgatcATAACACTTCAGTTCTGTTATCCCTTGTCAAAAAGCCTGGTATGACCTTCGTTTATCATCCGGGCTTGGCTGGAGATAAGGATTCGGACGCCCCTAGTTTTGATGAAGACATTGATCCCCCAATGGAAATTGAAGGGTTTGATTTCCTTTCTTGGTTTAAAGAAACAGTGCAATATGCAGATTTTGTGGTTCTGAAGATGAATGCAGGTAAGGTGGAATTAAAGTTCCTCTTCGAGTTGTTTGAGAGCGGAGCGATATGCTATGTTGATGAGATGTTCCTGAACTGCTCAGACAATGTAGATGTTGCTGGTGCAATCAAGGGAGAATGTATGGATCTCTTCAAGGGCCTTAGAAGCAGTGGTGTCTATGTCCATCAGTGGTGGGGAGACTAA
- the LOC142609624 gene encoding putative E3 ubiquitin-protein ligase LUL2 has product MHVDLLSSKNQNQRRQQQQKNSEFSLGILRMGNIGSRGRRRHGGRRRNHPSTPLPATPQPEISANRYVFAAATPYPSQFTNTAAAAAVAVAAAPPPPSPPLPPPHVPYYQYPPGYYPNQPPSMPVPLPAPYDHPHHHHRGGPGPQMDPAQAQANWVGGRYPCGPVMTPLTPYIEHQKAVTIRNDVNLKKESLRIEPDEENPGRFLVSFTFDATVPGSITIIFFAKEGEDCNLTPMKLDLAPVTVPFQQGLGQKFRQPSGTGMDFSVFEETELFKVGDVDVYPLAIKAEANPVNENGTDGNPIPASMNSQITQAVFEKEKGEYQVRVVKQILWVNGMRYELQEIYGIGNSVEGDVDGNDPGKECVICLSEPRDTTVLPCRHMCMCSGCAKVLRFQTNRCPICRQPVERLLEIKVNNGSVE; this is encoded by the exons ATGCACGTGGATTTACTTTCTagtaaaaaccaaaaccaaagacgacaacaacaacaaaaaaacagtGAGTTCAGTTTGGGAATTTTGAGGATGGGGAATATAGGGAGTAGGGGGCGGCGCAGGCACGGCGGTAGACGGCGGAACCACCCGTCTACGCCGCTTCCTGCCACTCCTCAGCCTGAAATATCGGCTAACCGATACGTGTTCGCGGCGGCGACACCTTACCCTTCCCAATTCACAAACACCGCGGCAGCAGCAGCAGTAGCAGTAGCGGCGGCGCCGCCACCACCGTCACCACCTCTTCCTCCGCCACACGTTCCGTACTACCAGTACCCTCCAGGGTACTATCCTAATCAGCCACCGTCTATGCCGGTTCCTTTACCGGCTCCGTACGAccacccccaccaccaccaccgtgGTGGACCTGGGCCTCAGATGGACCCGGCACAGGCCCAGGCGAATTGGGTCGGGGGTAGGTACCCATGTGGGCCGGTGATGACTCCTCTGACCCCATATATCGAGCACCAGAAAGCTGTCACTATTCGAAACGATGTTAATCTCAAGAAAGAGAGTTTGAGGATCGAACCTGACGAGGAAAACCCAGGAAGATTCCTCGTATCATTCACTTTCGATGCCACGGTTCCTGGGag CATCaccataattttctttgcaaaagAAGGTGAAGATTGTAACCTGACACCGATGAAACTAGACCTTGCACCTGTGACAGTACCGTTCCAACAAGGTCTGGGCCAGAAGTTCAGGCAGCCCTCTGGAACTGGGATGGACTTCTCAGTGTTTGAGGAGACAGAGCTATTTAAAGTGGGTGATGTAGACGTCTATCCTTTAGCAATTAAGGCAGAGGCAAACCCAGTTAACGAGAATGGTACAGATGGGAACCCAATACCTGCAAGTATGAACTCTCAGATAACTCAGGCAGTATTCGAGAAGGAGAAAGGTGAATACCAGGTTAGGGTAGTGAAGCAGATCTTGTGGGTCAATGGAATGAGGTATGAGTTGCAGGAGATATATGGGATTGGGAATTCAGTTGAGGGTGACGTGGATGGGAATGACCCAGGAAAAGAATGTGTCATCTGCCTATCAGAACCACGGGACACAACCGTCCTTCCCTGCCGACATATG TGTATGTGCAGTGGATGTGCAAAGGTTTTAAGGTTCCAGACAAACCGATGCCCAATATGCAGACAACCAGTTGAGAGGCTTTTGGAGATTAAGGTCAACAATGGTTCTGTGGAATAA